One window of Daphnia carinata strain CSIRO-1 chromosome 7, CSIRO_AGI_Dcar_HiC_V3, whole genome shotgun sequence genomic DNA carries:
- the LOC130703574 gene encoding BRCA1-associated RING domain protein 1-like isoform X1: MASVNDKFVRSRQSFLELGKHLQCQSCEKLAYSPHILGGCDHTFCQSCTNIHCGKPCPACGVVSLPDTCRPDTLIKNLIEAYLPMAEYLGIDITATIQNDIHSNKESSQKLVPATPSSIINNPVKTKKNTLKTENVAIPVHTVKRCGRTGSLNESLNTSVSGTCASRIDKRNVKGETQLHVACLKQDVQRIRELLELGANPNTQDNAGWTPLHEVVSCGNEEIVALLVENGANPNIPGGQNETSLHDAVACNRTNIVRLLVSHGADVNARNSRGLTPKDLCSKDNEDITAALQTSMIIPATPSNPDRTNVRTTLQTICLFVLNMGKKSYPGLSKLARNLNFKIATTYSSSVTHLAVRLDDPINAIKANAHFYSAVLLGQFIVDFKWIEESAKLERLTDVCQYEIDGTLNKAPAGGALSRLNVANQLPGLFNNCFFYLNGLFSTPSKADITQWIKHGGGTLLTRSPNPESISPCKKIPYHASPTSPLAQCSHFILYDSRAKTQPTLKYNMSHVKSLSVDWLVASIENFSLVDPFGF; this comes from the exons ATGGCCAGCGTAAATGATAAGTTTGTTAGAAGCCGTCAATCATTTTTAGAACTTGGGAAACATCTACAGTGTCAATCTTG TGAGAAACTGGCTTACAGCCCCCATATACTAGGAGGATGTGACCATACTTTTTGTCAGTCATGCACCAACATCCACTGTGGAAAACCCTGCCCAGCTTGTGGTGTTGTATCGTTGCCAGACACCTGTAGACCAGATACCTTAATTAAAAACCTTATAGAAGCCTACCTGCCTATGGCTGAATATCTTGGAATCGATATAACAGCGACAATTCAAAATGATATTCATAGTAATAAGGAATCAAGCCAGAAGCTGGTACCAGCAACACCATCATCAATAATCAATAACcctgttaaaacaaaaaaaaatacacttaaaactgaaaatgttGCAATTCCTGTTCACACAGTCAAGAGGTGTGGAAGGACAGGAAGCCTCAATGAAAGTTTAAATACTTCAGTCAGTGGAACATGTGCCTCAAGAATAGACAAACGTAATGTGAAGGGTGAAACTCAATTGCATGTG GCTTGCCTTAAACAGGATGTACAAAGAATCAGAGAACTGTTAGAACTCGGGGCTAATCCGAACACGCAAGATAATGCCGGATGGACACCCTTG CACGAAGTAGTCAGCTGCGGGAACGAGGAGATAGTAGCTCTGCTCGTGGAAAATGGGGCAAACCCCAATATTCCTGGCGGCCAGAATGAGACATCCCTTCACGATGCCGTTGCTTGTAACCGAACCAATATTGTCCGGCTCCTCGTGTCACACGGCGCAGATGTGAACGCCCGAAACAGTCGTGGGCTCACTCCAAA AGATCTATGCTCAAAAGACAATGAAGATATAACTGCTGCTCTCCAAACTTCGATGATCATCCCAGCAACTCCTAGCAATCCCGATCGAACCAACGTCCGTACAACTTTACAGACaatttgtctttttgttttaaacatgGGGAAAAAATCTTACCCTGGACTAAGCAAACTTGCACGCAATCTTAATTTCAAGATAGCCACTACCTATTCCAGCTCAGTCACTCATTTAGCTGTCCGGTTGGATGATCCTATTAACGCAATCAAGGCTAACGCGCATTTCTACTCTGCCGTCCTTCTAGGCCAGTTTATAGTTGATTTTAAAT GGATAGAGGAAAGCGCAAAGTTGGAACGTTTGACAGATGTTTGCCAATATGAAATTGACGGAACTTTGAATAAGGCACCGGCGGGGGGAGCTCTCAGTCGGTTAAATGTCGCTAACCAATTACCCGGTCTGTTCAATAATTGCTTCTTCTACCTCAACGGCCTGTTCTCCACACCTAGCAAGGCCGACATTACGCAATGGATCAAGCACGGTGGTGGTACATTGCTGACGCGTAGTCCAAATCCGGAGAGCATCTCTCCTTGTAAAAAGATCCCGTATCACGCCTCCCCTACCAGTCCATTGGCCCAGTGCTCCCATTTCATTCTGTATGATTCTAGGGCCAAGACGCAGCCAACTCTCAAGTATAACATGTCTCACGTAAAATCACTTTCCGTTGATTGGCTAGTGGCGTCAATCGAGAATTTTTCTCTGGTCGATCCTTTCGGATTTTGA
- the LOC130703574 gene encoding BRCA1-associated RING domain protein 1-like isoform X2, with product MAEYLGIDITATIQNDIHSNKESSQKLVPATPSSIINNPVKTKKNTLKTENVAIPVHTVKRCGRTGSLNESLNTSVSGTCASRIDKRNVKGETQLHVACLKQDVQRIRELLELGANPNTQDNAGWTPLHEVVSCGNEEIVALLVENGANPNIPGGQNETSLHDAVACNRTNIVRLLVSHGADVNARNSRGLTPKDLCSKDNEDITAALQTSMIIPATPSNPDRTNVRTTLQTICLFVLNMGKKSYPGLSKLARNLNFKIATTYSSSVTHLAVRLDDPINAIKANAHFYSAVLLGQFIVDFKWIEESAKLERLTDVCQYEIDGTLNKAPAGGALSRLNVANQLPGLFNNCFFYLNGLFSTPSKADITQWIKHGGGTLLTRSPNPESISPCKKIPYHASPTSPLAQCSHFILYDSRAKTQPTLKYNMSHVKSLSVDWLVASIENFSLVDPFGF from the exons ATGGCTGAATATCTTGGAATCGATATAACAGCGACAATTCAAAATGATATTCATAGTAATAAGGAATCAAGCCAGAAGCTGGTACCAGCAACACCATCATCAATAATCAATAACcctgttaaaacaaaaaaaaatacacttaaaactgaaaatgttGCAATTCCTGTTCACACAGTCAAGAGGTGTGGAAGGACAGGAAGCCTCAATGAAAGTTTAAATACTTCAGTCAGTGGAACATGTGCCTCAAGAATAGACAAACGTAATGTGAAGGGTGAAACTCAATTGCATGTG GCTTGCCTTAAACAGGATGTACAAAGAATCAGAGAACTGTTAGAACTCGGGGCTAATCCGAACACGCAAGATAATGCCGGATGGACACCCTTG CACGAAGTAGTCAGCTGCGGGAACGAGGAGATAGTAGCTCTGCTCGTGGAAAATGGGGCAAACCCCAATATTCCTGGCGGCCAGAATGAGACATCCCTTCACGATGCCGTTGCTTGTAACCGAACCAATATTGTCCGGCTCCTCGTGTCACACGGCGCAGATGTGAACGCCCGAAACAGTCGTGGGCTCACTCCAAA AGATCTATGCTCAAAAGACAATGAAGATATAACTGCTGCTCTCCAAACTTCGATGATCATCCCAGCAACTCCTAGCAATCCCGATCGAACCAACGTCCGTACAACTTTACAGACaatttgtctttttgttttaaacatgGGGAAAAAATCTTACCCTGGACTAAGCAAACTTGCACGCAATCTTAATTTCAAGATAGCCACTACCTATTCCAGCTCAGTCACTCATTTAGCTGTCCGGTTGGATGATCCTATTAACGCAATCAAGGCTAACGCGCATTTCTACTCTGCCGTCCTTCTAGGCCAGTTTATAGTTGATTTTAAAT GGATAGAGGAAAGCGCAAAGTTGGAACGTTTGACAGATGTTTGCCAATATGAAATTGACGGAACTTTGAATAAGGCACCGGCGGGGGGAGCTCTCAGTCGGTTAAATGTCGCTAACCAATTACCCGGTCTGTTCAATAATTGCTTCTTCTACCTCAACGGCCTGTTCTCCACACCTAGCAAGGCCGACATTACGCAATGGATCAAGCACGGTGGTGGTACATTGCTGACGCGTAGTCCAAATCCGGAGAGCATCTCTCCTTGTAAAAAGATCCCGTATCACGCCTCCCCTACCAGTCCATTGGCCCAGTGCTCCCATTTCATTCTGTATGATTCTAGGGCCAAGACGCAGCCAACTCTCAAGTATAACATGTCTCACGTAAAATCACTTTCCGTTGATTGGCTAGTGGCGTCAATCGAGAATTTTTCTCTGGTCGATCCTTTCGGATTTTGA
- the LOC130703698 gene encoding dnaJ homolog subfamily B member 6-A-like, whose translation MGPVRKTDGASSSNGAETTKPYTRRPQDERCRKRLRVERDSDEDVQILEDEKTGLPSGRTSQKFADKESAACKERGTSGKSGWFKSSSTSDKSKAECKGKGKGLRNKSTSAAEEAGPSTTMVDYYKVLEIQRSATTTDIKKSYRRLALKWHPDKNPDNQEEATGRFRELSEAYEVLIDEKKRKIYDQYGKEGLLNSGRPSSAHHRTRSDHGASFGGFDTFGFGSPFDFGFGFPGFAFRDPEEVFKEFFRGDPMADLMDDFFSNDPFFGGSRNRSNNNNRAQRPSVSGGLSRQPNNSLASPFFSPMGFGLGGPMGLSNFFGMHDSMGTGMGGSEFFSTTTFGVGAGGQPVPAVKRTSTSTRVSNGKKIVTKKVVENGVETVTVSENGVLKSKTINGVSQAIAY comes from the exons ATGGGTCCTGTCCGGAAAACCGATGGCGCCAGCAGTAGCAACGGTGCGGAAACGACCAAACCGTACACCAGACGACCACAAGATGAAAGGTGTCGAAAGCGATTGCGCGTTGAGAGGGATTCGGACGAGGATGTGCAAATTctagaagacgaaaaaacaGGCCTGCCTTCTGGCAGAACCAGCCAGAAATTTGCTGATAAAGAGTCTGCTGCATGTAAAGAACGTGGAACAAGTGGAAAAAGTGGTTGGTTTAAGAGTTCTAGTACTAGTGATAAGAGCAAAGCTGAATGCAAAGGAAAAGGCAAAG GCCTCAGGAACAAAAGTACATCAGCAGCCGAGGAGGCTGGCCCATCCACCACAATGGTAGACTACTACAAAGTTCTGGAGATACAGCGTTCTGCCACAACAACAGATATTAAAAAATC ATATCGACGACTTGCCTTGAAATGGCATCCTGACAAAAATCCCGACAACCAAGAAGAAGCGACGGGTCGGTTCCGTGAACTGTCCGAAGCGTACGAGGTGCTAATTGACGAAAAAAAGCGAAAGATATACGACCAGTATGGCAAAGAAGGATTGTTGAATTCAGGACGACCTTCTAGTGCGCATCACAGAACACGTAGTGATCATGGGGCAAGTTTTGGAGGATTTGATACCTTCGGATTCGGATCACCGTTCGACTTTGGTTTTGGCTTCCCCGGATTTGCATTCAGAGACCCAGAAGAAGTTTTCAAAGAATTCTTCCGGGGTGATCCTATGGCTGATCTCATGGATGATTTCTTTAGCAATGATCCATTTTTCGGAG GCTCGAGGAACCGAAGCAACAACAATAATCGAGCTCAGAGACCATCTGTTAGTGGTGGATTATCCCGGCAACCCAACAATTCTCTCGCCAGTCCATTTTTCTCGCCCATGGGTTTTGGGTTAGGTGGTCCTATGGGTCTGAGTAACTTCTTCGGTATGCACGACAGTATGGGAACTGGCATGGGAGGCtcggaatttttttcaaccacCACCTTTGGCGTCGGAGCCGGTGGACAGCCTGTCCCCGCCGTCAAACGAACTTCGACTTCTACACGGGTTAGCAACGGGAAAAAAATCGTCACGAAAAA AGTCGTGGAGAACGGAGTAGAAACAGTCACGGTCAGTGAAAACGGCGTACTTAAATCGAAAACCATCAATGGTGTTTCTCAGGCTATTGCATACTAA
- the LOC130703380 gene encoding ER membrane protein complex subunit 1-like codes for MKTFSFSLCIVFIVIQRIHGLYEDQIGKFDWRQQYIGKVKHAIFDSTGKKIVVGTEENTLALLHAGTGKIEWRHLLGNSAKSKITSLFLLGNGKVASVSSSPTIVRVFDVSSGILQWETAVAKDIQPVVCKWAVSKRDVISVEINPSRSGYDLLLSEYSSVSGTENVAPATELPWFTPGTNCQLVFPHLVCLHPQDDAINIVDIRNSDSHQRIELQNLGITVGADQLVTLGVTKNFVSLRTTDTFSLYKVTDEGLQRTGGEWSGETVLVSVPTVKDAEAQGQYMAALMKREKNYSVRIYDLEADQVLDDVSGDLKLPNQAGEPDLLSTFLMRKPNGELSYRYAISTTDNSFHYGSKKEVYWTREEALTSIVQVEMVDLPVSSIEASIEEEFGSDQPLSGIFGHTIRRLSSQFRQLLIVAQQLVAGQISLVRRDAAGSNNKALERDRFGLHKLILILTQPGKLFAMDTLSGRIVWQRLLKNVNTDKVRLYVQRTSIHYPLEPQCTILTKSSSSNQAVLFVFHPITGEPAQFGSEGYVNLDYNVQQALLLPQNEETEYMKPLLLLDESAAPHVFPPTESAINHVIKLSNNLFMFVADTKSCVLRGYSLAKNTADHLSSAAVWQLQLCSSSDSVEEEIVSIVSRHPEEKVFSQGRVLADRSVLYKYLNPNMVVVATAGANHPHHRGYVNLYLIDVVSGAVVFSTSHRRVQPPYHVVYAENWVVYSYYNEKYRRTELGSLELFEGQTQSNSTAFSSFTAPQPLVDRQAYIYPAHISAMKDTFSEQGMTAKHILLGLTNGWIQELPRVFLDPRRPVVAAATPEMREEGIMPYLPELPVPAEAIINYNQTVSNIKSIYVTPSSLESTALVFVCGSDIFFTHVTPSRTFDVLNDDFEYGFIALVLIGLTLASFITKRLAGKKSLRQAWK; via the exons ATGAAAACCTTTAGCTTTTCATTATGTATAGTATTTATTGTGATACAAAGAATCCACGGACTCTATGAAGACCAAATCGGAAAATTTGATTG GCGCCAACAGTACATCGGGAAAGTTAAACATGCTATTTTTGATTCTACGGGGAAGAAAATTGTTGTTGGCACAGAAGAAAACACATTAGCTCTTCTTCATGCTGGCACAG GAAAAATTGAGTGGCGTCATTTGCTGGGTAATAGCGCTAAAAGCAAAATTACTTCTCTTTTCTTACTCGGTAATGGAAAAGTAGCATCTGTCAGCAGTTCCCCTACAATAGTAAGGGTATTTGATGTCTCATCTGGAATCCTTCAGTGGGAAACTGCTGTTGCCAAAGACATACAACCTGTTGTGTGCAAGTGGGCAGTCTCAAAGAGAGATGTAATATCTGTTGAGATCAATCCTTCCAGGTCTGGCTATGACCTCCTCCTGTCTGAGTACAGCTCAGTTAGTGGAACAGAAAATGTTGCACCAGCTACTGAATTGCCATGGTTCACTCCAGGAACTAATTGCCAGCTAGTTTTCCCACATTTGGTCTGCTTACATCCTCAGGATGATGCCATCAACATTGTGGACATAAGAAATTCTGATTCTCACCAAAGAATTGAGTTACAGAATCTTGGTATAACTGTTGGTGCTGACCAGTTAGTCACCTTGGGGGTTACGAAAAATTTCGTGTCTTTGAGAACAACAGATACGTTCTCCTTGTATAAAGTAACTGATGAGGGGCTCCAAAGAACCGGTGGCGAATGGTCTGGAGAAACTGTATTGGTGAGCGTTCCAACAGTCAAAGATGCTGAAGCTCAAGGCCAATACATGGCTGCCCTAatgaaacgtgaaaaaaattaCTCAGTTAGAATCTACGATTTGGAAGCCGATCAAGTACTTGATGATGTCAGTGGAGATCTGAAGTTGCCAAATCAAGCTGGTGAACCTGATCTGCTTTCGACCTTCTTGATGAGAAAACCGAATGGAGAGCTAAGCTATCGCTATGCCATCAGCACCACTGACAATTCTTTCCATTATGGCTCCAAAAAAGAAGTGTATTGGACCCGTGAAGAGGCTTTGACTTCCATTGTCCAAGTAGAGATGGTTGATCTTCCTGTGTCTTCCATCGAAGCATCTATTGAAGAAGAATTTGGTTCAGACCAGCCATTAAGTGGCATTTTTGGTCACACCATCAGACGGCTTAGTTCGCAATTTCGGCAACTTTTGATAGTCGCCCAACAACTCGTAGCAGGCCAGATTAGTTTGGTCCGTCGTGATGCTGCTGGAAGCAACAACAAGGCACTTGAAAGGGATCGTTTCGGTTTGCACAAATTGATTCTTATTCTTACCCAACCGGGTAAGCTGTTCGCAATGGACACATTATCCGGTAGGATTGTTTGGCAACGATTATTGAAGAATGTCAACACCGATAAAGTTCGCCTTTACGTCCAGCGAACCAGCATTCATTACCCGTTGGAGCCACAATGCACTATCTTAACCAAAAGTTCCAGTTCTAACCAAGCCGtactttttgtctttcatccAATCACTGGTGAGCCGGCTCAGTTTGGAAGTGAAGGCTACGTAAATCTGGACTACAATGTGCAACAAGCACTGCTTTTGCCACAAAACGAGGAGACCGAATACATGAAACCGCTGTTGCTGCTAGATGAGTCCGCTGCTCCGCATGTCTTTCCACCAACTGAATCAGCCATAAATCATGTAATCAAATTGTCCAACAATTTATTTATGTTCGTAGCAGACACGAAGAGCTGCGTATTGCGTGGTTATTCGCTGGCCAAGAACACAGCTGATCATTTGTCATCTGCCGCAGTATGGCAGTTGCAGCTTTGTTCTTCGAGTGATtcagtagaagaagaaattgtttcCATCGTCTCTCGTCATCCGGAGGAGAAG GTGTTCTCACAAGGTCGCGTATTGGCCGATCGTAGCGTTCTGTACAAGTATCTCAATCCCAATATGGTGGTAGTGGCAACAGCCGGGGCAAATCATCCGCACCATCGTGGGTACGTCAATCTGTACCTGATTGATGTTGTTTCGGGAGCAGTGGTCTTTTCCACTTCTCATCGCCGTGTCCAGCCGCCTTACCATGTTGTTTACGCCGAGAACTGGGTAGTGTACTCTTACTACAACGAAAAATACCGACGAACCGAATTGGGTTCGCTCGAGTTATTCGAAGGGCAAACGCAGAGCAACAGCACCGCGTTTTCCTCTTTCACGGCTCCTCAACCGCTCGTAGACCGACAAGCCTACATCTATCCGGCCCACATCTCGGCCATGAAAGACACTTTCTCCGAACAAGGCATGACAGCAAAACACATTCTTC TTGGACTAACAAATGGGTGGATCCAAGAACTTCCACGAGTTTTCTTGGATCCGCGCCGACCAGTTGTGGCTGCTGCTACTCCTGAAATGCGCGAAGAAGGTATCATGCCCTATCTGCCCGAGTTGCCTGTGCCAGCCGAAGCCATCATCAATTACAATCAGACAGTCTCCAACATTAAAAGTATTTACGTTACTCCGTCTTCACTAGAGTCTACTGCACTTGTCTTCGTCTGCGGTTCGG ATATCTTCTTTACTCATGTGACACCCTCCAGGACCTTTGACGTTCTCAACGATGATTTTGAATATGGTTTTATCGCATTGGTTTTGATTGGATTGACACTAGCTTCATTCATAACCAAACGATTAGCTGGCAAAAAATCACTTCGTCAAGCCTGGAAGTAA
- the LOC130703667 gene encoding alpha-(1,3)-fucosyltransferase C-like, protein MSQFRRCIVAVLIIILLTRVYYRTTLFRKGGTFSTVNLLSTLPDPQPVKKILFWYEQYKPPKRRNSFEIAQGPTDIAEDAYRLIHCQLQCDVFNRGRIVNWELLEEYDAIIFHQHGWTPYDVPVKRWPHQHYVFLSMESPAWRFVDTESMKNFFNRTMTYRRDSDIYNPYGWFSDLTESVTLDSSRIDPVTLRQLKRDALFDSTNYGAGKTKKVAWFVSNCKSLSARNEYADRLKTFIDVDIYGQCGTMRCSRSNPELCHEMLERDYKFYLSFENTLCEDYVTEKYFDQMRYHIVPIVFDLHGHHKRIAPPHSYINAADYQSVRELADYLLLLDRNDKLYNEYFWWKNHYVVGGGPGDTTGGMCRLCDYLHKSTLPLKVYQNMTQWWDVQSKCRTVGFMNNTLMTKNNSDFYWESFLA, encoded by the coding sequence ATGTCCCAATTCCGCCGCTGCATAGTTGCAGTATTGATCATCATTCTTTTAACGCGAGTATACTACAGAACGACATTATTTCGAAAAGGCGGTACTTTTTCAACTGTTAATTTGCTCAGTACTTTGCCTGACCCACAACCAGTAAAGAAGATACTTTTCTGGTATGAGCAGTACAAACCACCCAAACGACGAAATAGCTTTGAAATTGCACAGGGACCAACCGACATTGCAGAAGATGCCTATCGTCTTATTCATTGCCAGTTACAGTGTGATGTATTTAACCGTGGCCGTATCGTTAACTGGGAACTATTGGAAGAATATGATGCCATCATCTTCCACCAACATGGTTGGACACCTTATGATGTACCTGTCAAGAGGTGGCCTCATCAGCACTACGTTTTCTTAAGCATGGAGTCCCCTGCATGGAGATTCGTAGATACTGAATCgatgaaaaattttttcaaccgGACAATGACATATCGCAGAGATTCTGATATTTACAATCCGTATGGTTGGTTCAGTGATCTTACAGAAAGTGTCACGCTTGACTCGTCACGAATAGATCCTGTGACCCTTAGGCAACTGAAGCGTGATGCTCTCTTTGATAGCACCAACTATGGGGctggaaaaacgaaaaaggttgCTTGGTTCGTCTCCAATTGCAAATCTCTTAGTGCTCGGAACGAATACGCCGATCGACTGAAAACATTCATCGACGTCGACATCTACGGGCAATGCGGAACAATGCGATGCTCTCGTTCAAATCCTGAGTTGTGTCACGAAATGTTGGAGCGTGATTATAAATTCTATCTGTCATTTGAAAACACTTTATGTGAAGATTACGTCAcggaaaaatattttgatcaaatgcgATATCACATTGTTCCAATCGTTTTTGACCTCCACGGTCATCATAAACGAATAGCTCCACCACATTCTTACATCAATGCTGCTGATTATCAATCAGTACGAGAATTGGCTGATTATTTGCTCTTGTTGGATAGAAACGATAAACTTTACAACGAATATTTTTGGTGGAAAAATCATTATGTAGTTGGTGGGGGTCCCGGGGATACCACAGGAGGCATGTGTCGTTTATGTGACTATTTACACAAGTCAACTTTACCATTGAAAGTTTACCAAAATATGACCCAATGGTGGGATGTGCAATCCAAATGCCGTACAGTGGGCTTTATGAACAATACCTTGATGACGAAAAACAATTCTGATTTTTATTGGGAATCCTTTCTTGCATAA